In a genomic window of Planctomycetota bacterium:
- a CDS encoding DNRLRE domain-containing protein, producing the protein MRDLRELIAGYLEGDLAEEEVRELERLLRTDAGARGAFARALRQEVLLPEVLQEDVAPALPATARRRMRSRRLLAVRPSRSPLVPILAAAGLLAALAGAAVIASRPRSAAPPVPTVRAPEPVPPEERVEPPRETPLPAPPRPAELPVRPEPRRESEPAPKPPPRPLEPVPSPAPTPTPPAPPVRPVTVPAAALLAAAEGGVLLDGAPSAGGRPIPPGAALEVAPGGRAVAVYPDGTRLREIFDVGPERGKRAILERGTITVEAARQPEGRPLVVASPHAEARVVGTTFRLLVEEGTTRLEVRRGRVRLARLSDGQAVDVPAGFFAVAAPGADVTLGSERAVTTAFQDGVAPTPRYEGTRDAQIWERAALREKNGGRAEALYADGDTQGTGDDRAILLRWDLAALPRGSRVLSVALELTVLDASAGRSFDLFEVRRDWSETQVTWNRATSATPWQAPGLAGSADRGRVVLGRVAPAAPGRYSLKLNPEGVAVVQAWVDDPSRNHGFLIAHPTHDDAILVASREAAAPPDRPRLVVTSVPPGR; encoded by the coding sequence ATGCGGGACCTCCGCGAGCTGATTGCCGGATACCTCGAGGGCGACCTCGCCGAGGAGGAGGTGCGCGAGCTGGAGCGCCTCCTTCGGACGGACGCGGGCGCAAGGGGGGCCTTCGCGCGGGCGCTCCGGCAGGAGGTGCTTCTCCCGGAGGTTCTCCAGGAGGACGTGGCCCCCGCGCTCCCGGCGACGGCGCGCCGGCGGATGCGTTCGCGCCGCCTGCTTGCCGTCCGGCCTTCCCGTTCGCCGCTCGTTCCCATCCTGGCGGCGGCGGGACTGCTTGCAGCGCTGGCCGGCGCGGCGGTGATCGCTTCCCGCCCGCGATCGGCCGCGCCGCCGGTTCCGACCGTTCGCGCTCCGGAGCCCGTGCCGCCCGAAGAGCGGGTCGAGCCGCCGCGCGAGACCCCCCTGCCGGCGCCGCCGCGTCCTGCGGAGCTCCCGGTCCGGCCGGAGCCGCGCCGGGAATCGGAGCCGGCGCCGAAGCCCCCGCCGCGGCCCCTGGAGCCCGTTCCGTCCCCGGCGCCGACGCCGACTCCTCCGGCGCCGCCCGTGCGGCCGGTCACGGTCCCTGCGGCGGCCCTGCTTGCGGCGGCGGAAGGGGGAGTGCTGCTCGACGGCGCGCCGTCGGCCGGGGGCCGCCCGATTCCGCCGGGCGCGGCGCTGGAGGTCGCTCCGGGCGGCCGTGCCGTCGCGGTCTACCCCGACGGGACCCGGCTTCGGGAGATCTTCGACGTGGGTCCCGAGCGGGGCAAGAGGGCCATCCTGGAGAGGGGGACGATCACGGTCGAAGCGGCGCGGCAGCCCGAGGGGCGGCCGCTCGTGGTCGCTTCGCCTCACGCGGAAGCGAGGGTGGTCGGGACGACCTTTCGCCTCCTCGTCGAGGAGGGAACCACGCGCCTCGAAGTGCGGAGGGGGCGGGTGCGGCTGGCGCGTCTTTCGGACGGCCAGGCGGTTGATGTGCCGGCGGGGTTCTTCGCGGTGGCGGCGCCGGGGGCGGACGTGACGCTGGGATCGGAGCGGGCGGTGACGACGGCGTTCCAGGACGGGGTGGCGCCCACGCCGCGCTATGAAGGAACGCGCGACGCGCAGATCTGGGAGCGGGCGGCGCTGCGGGAAAAGAACGGCGGCCGCGCGGAAGCGCTCTACGCGGACGGGGACACACAGGGGACCGGCGACGACCGGGCGATTCTCCTCCGCTGGGACCTTGCCGCGCTTCCACGGGGCAGCCGGGTTCTGTCCGTGGCGCTTGAGCTGACCGTCCTGGACGCGAGCGCGGGCCGTTCCTTCGATCTTTTCGAAGTCCGGCGGGACTGGTCCGAGACGCAGGTTACCTGGAACCGGGCGACCTCCGCGACCCCCTGGCAGGCGCCGGGGCTGGCGGGTTCCGCCGATCGGGGGCGCGTCGTGCTGGGGCGGGTGGCGCCCGCCGCGCCCGGCCGGTACTCGCTGAAGCTCAATCCGGAGGGCGTGGCGGTCGTCCAGGCGTGGGTGGACGATCCGTCAAGGAACCATGGGTTTCTCATCGCGCATCCGACCCACGACGACGCGATCCTCGTGGCCTCGCGCGAAGCCGCGGCGCCGCCGGACCGACCGAGGCTTGTGGTCACGAGCGTGCCTCCCGGGCGGTAG
- a CDS encoding IscS subfamily cysteine desulfurase, with protein sequence MARIYLDCHATTPVDPRVLEAMLPYFTEKFGNPASRIHAFGREAHEAVEAARAEVASLLHADPSEIVFTSGATESDNLAIKGTLEAYREKGDHIVTVATEHPAVLETCRALERSGRARVTYLPVRRDGLLDLDRLREAITDRTVLVSVMYAHNEIGVLQPVEEIGRICRERGVLFHSDLAQAAGKVPVDVEAMRIDLASLSAHKMYGPKGVGALYVRRRRPRVKLVPLLDGGGHEGGRRSGTVPVPLVVGFGRACALAAREMPEEAPRILALRERLRRHIFDNLDHVYLHGSLERRLPGNLNVSFAYVEGESLILSLGEVAVSTGSACASAKLEPPYVLAALGVDEPLARASIRFGLGRFTTAEEVDRTWELLRDAVARLRALSPLYPGVKSEGKTASTK encoded by the coding sequence ATGGCGCGCATCTATCTGGATTGCCACGCGACCACGCCCGTGGATCCCCGGGTCCTCGAGGCGATGCTCCCCTATTTCACCGAGAAGTTCGGCAACCCCGCCAGCAGGATCCACGCCTTCGGGCGGGAGGCGCACGAGGCGGTCGAGGCCGCGCGGGCCGAGGTGGCGTCCCTCCTCCACGCCGATCCGTCGGAGATCGTCTTCACGAGCGGCGCGACCGAAAGCGACAACCTCGCGATCAAGGGAACGCTCGAGGCGTACCGCGAGAAGGGCGACCACATCGTGACCGTCGCCACCGAGCATCCGGCCGTCCTGGAGACGTGCCGGGCGCTGGAGCGGTCGGGCCGGGCGCGGGTGACGTATCTTCCCGTCCGGCGGGACGGGCTTCTGGATCTCGACCGGCTGCGGGAGGCGATCACCGACCGCACAGTGCTCGTCTCCGTGATGTACGCGCACAACGAGATCGGCGTGCTTCAGCCGGTGGAGGAAATCGGGCGGATCTGCCGGGAGCGGGGGGTGCTCTTCCACTCGGATCTCGCGCAGGCGGCCGGCAAAGTGCCGGTGGACGTGGAGGCGATGCGGATCGATCTGGCGTCCCTTTCGGCGCACAAGATGTACGGCCCCAAGGGCGTCGGGGCGCTCTACGTGCGGCGCCGGCGCCCGCGCGTGAAGCTCGTGCCGCTCCTGGACGGCGGGGGGCACGAAGGCGGGCGGCGCTCCGGGACGGTGCCGGTTCCGCTCGTCGTCGGATTCGGGCGGGCGTGCGCGCTGGCGGCGCGGGAGATGCCCGAGGAGGCGCCCCGGATTCTGGCTCTCCGCGAACGCCTCCGGCGGCACATCTTCGACAACCTCGATCATGTGTATCTCCACGGGAGCCTGGAGCGGCGGCTTCCCGGCAACCTCAACGTGAGCTTCGCGTACGTCGAGGGCGAGAGCCTGATTCTCTCCCTCGGCGAGGTGGCGGTTTCGACGGGCAGCGCCTGCGCCTCGGCGAAGCTGGAGCCGCCGTACGTCCTGGCGGCCCTGGGGGTGGACGAACCCCTGGCGCGGGCGTCGATCCGCTTCGGGCTGGGGCGTTTCACCACGGCCGAGGAGGTGGATCGGACGTGGGAGCTGCTGCGGGACGCGGTCGCCCGACTGCGGGCGCTCTCCCCCCTCTACCCGGGCGTGAAAAGTGAAGGCAAAACGGCCTCGACGAAGTAA